In Onychostoma macrolepis isolate SWU-2019 chromosome 06, ASM1243209v1, whole genome shotgun sequence, one DNA window encodes the following:
- the palm3 gene encoding paralemmin-3, which yields MEHEAEKYQQRLKAIAEKRRIQEEQERAKREIEDERLRLQQLKRKSLRDQWLMEGPPTSPDSTGPRSPLWGAKAQEIETHINKLQVTSEQLAEEELKLKQLIEDGSSQTGTDAQTHHKGEAVVEAVGAAIAETAPNGPILENGKEEKKEDSVRAQNDDAKEAGPVTDVKTETDTIPPLNGNVEGESYHNTPEEDEHVSANDFNSHPAEGLGVGGVTMTFLGFKEAEPGQGVDEDDDGGAIIRAERVIITDEGEEIPKEDDKTAQEPTVIATNEDTSGNTEENGAGEKTENHPEASADPEQAEEIEDSPAEEIQIVADVAVEVKTQDLQDLEQEEKDLPESTETQPQNVTVDCAIEASEVPMYSKTQPSPTIRAKVEANTTESQTPKDEEVMPATRISLSQFQDVPLDGAGETAETNTKAETEKQRAEQEPLLVSKAAAQLDTSAANRAEDAGAPKRKTCQCCSIM from the exons GAGAAACGGCGGATACAGGAGGAACAGGAGCGAGCCAAGAGAGAGATTGAGGATGAGAGACTGAGACTTCAGCAGCTCAAG aggAAGTCCCTCAGAGACCAGTGGCTGATGGAAGGACCTCCTACATCTCCTGACAGTACAGGACCTCGATCACCCCTCTGGGGCGCTAAGGCTCAGGAGATAGAGACGCACATTAACAA ATTACAGGTGACGTCTGAGCAGTTGGCAGAGGAAGAACTGAAACTGAAGCAACTCATTGAAGACGGTTCCAGTCAAACTGGCACAGACGCTCAGACACACCATAAG GGAGAGGCAGTGGTGGAGGCAGTGGGAGCAG CAATTGCTGAGACGGCCCCTAATGGACCTATCCTGGAGAATGGAAAAGAGGAAAAGAAAG AGGATTCTGTGCGGGCTCAAAATGACGACGCAAAGGAAGCAGGACCGGTTACTGATGttaaaacagaaacagacacCATACCACCTCTTAACGGAAATGTGGAAGGAGAATCATATCACAATACTCCAGAAGAGGATGAACATGTTTCTGCTAACGACTTTAACAGCCACCCTGCTGAAGGACTAGGTGTTGGTGGTGTAACTATGACCTTCCTTGGCTTCAAGGAGGCGGAGCCTGGGCAGGGAGTAGATGAGGATGATGACGGCGGAGCAATTATCCGAGCAGAAAGAGTCATCATCACAGACGAAGGGGAGGAAATCCCAAAGGAGGATGACAAAACTGCTCAAGAACCTACTGTGATCGCCACAAATGAAGACACTTCTGGAAACACAGAAGAAAATGGTGCTGGGGAAAAGACAGAGAACCATCCAGAAGCTTCTGCTGACCCAGAGCAGGCAGAAGAGATTGAAGATTCTCCTGCTGAGGAGATACAGATAGTTGCAGATGTAGCTGTGGAAGTCAAAACACAAGATCTACAAGATCTTGAGCAAGAGGAGAAAGATCTTCCCGAATCGACTGAAACGCAACCCCAGAATGTGACAGTAGATTGCGCTATTGAGGCATCCGAGGTTCCAATGTATTCCAAAACACAACCATCTCCAACAATCAGAGCAAAAGTCGAGGCAAACACAACAGAATCGCAAACCCCAAAAGACGAGGAGGTCATGCCCGCCACGCGCATCTCGCTCAGCCAATTTCAGGACGTTCCACTGGATGGCGCCGGAGAAACGGCAGAGACCAACACCAaggcagaaacagagaaacagcGTGCCGAACAAGAGCCTCTGCTCGTCTCCAAAGCAGCGGCTCAGCTGGATACCAGCGCCGCAAATCGAGCAGAGGACGCAGGTGCACCAAAACGAAAAACCTGCCAATGCTGTTCGATCATGTGA